One Aneurinibacillus migulanus genomic region harbors:
- the trpE gene encoding anthranilate synthase component I: MFTPSLAEARELALRYNFIPVSYSLLADQATPIHLYQSLRRPDSFLLESVEAGSRFGRYSFIGLHPFLKCRVKDAKLELSYRSGERKIAEGNPLDALRRQLSHFRSPKLDGLPPFTGGAVGLLGYDTIGFVEELPKAAHDELQLDTIHLLFVDEVIAYDHVKQEVKVIVNMQADKDMTDEELAASYEKACVRICELVREITESETRAFTRIDNIPAEGKQLAVKTNITKESYVRMVEQAKEYIAAGDIFQVVLSQRFSVEHTADPLLVYRILRLTNPSPYMYYFEIDGVTVAGTSPELLVKVNDGKAETRPIAGTRRRGVNEEEDAALASEMLADEKECAEHLMLLDLGRNDIGRVARYGSVEVTQQMDVEYYSRVMHMVSHVQGMLADGMEPFDALTSCFPAGTLSGSPKIRAMEIIAELEGQTRGFYGGAVGYFSFGGNLDSCIVIRTIVFKDGKAYIQAGGGIVADSVPDDEYEESRNKAGAMIHALSLAEKMMSIEEMRMHV, from the coding sequence ATGTTTACCCCATCGTTAGCTGAGGCGCGGGAACTTGCCTTACGCTATAATTTTATTCCCGTCTCGTATTCCCTTTTAGCCGATCAGGCGACCCCTATTCACTTATATCAAAGTTTGCGCAGACCTGATTCATTTTTGCTAGAAAGCGTAGAGGCAGGCAGCCGTTTCGGCCGCTATTCCTTTATCGGTCTGCACCCATTTCTGAAATGCCGTGTAAAAGATGCAAAGCTTGAGCTTTCATACCGTTCCGGTGAGCGCAAGATAGCGGAAGGCAATCCACTCGATGCGCTGCGCCGTCAGCTTTCCCATTTCCGCAGTCCAAAATTGGACGGTCTGCCTCCCTTCACTGGTGGTGCAGTCGGTTTGCTCGGATACGATACAATCGGATTCGTCGAAGAACTCCCGAAAGCTGCTCATGATGAACTGCAACTAGATACGATACATTTACTTTTTGTCGACGAAGTGATTGCATATGATCATGTAAAGCAAGAAGTGAAGGTCATTGTCAACATGCAAGCAGATAAGGATATGACAGATGAGGAGCTAGCCGCATCTTACGAGAAAGCGTGTGTGCGGATATGTGAGCTAGTACGTGAAATCACTGAATCAGAGACACGCGCATTCACTCGTATTGACAACATTCCTGCAGAAGGAAAGCAGCTTGCGGTGAAGACTAACATCACGAAAGAATCGTATGTGAGAATGGTAGAACAGGCGAAAGAGTACATCGCTGCGGGAGACATTTTCCAGGTTGTATTGTCACAGCGCTTCTCGGTGGAGCATACGGCGGATCCGTTGCTTGTTTACCGCATTCTTCGTTTGACCAATCCATCTCCTTACATGTATTACTTTGAAATTGACGGTGTTACAGTTGCCGGAACATCACCGGAATTGCTCGTGAAAGTGAATGATGGAAAGGCGGAAACGAGGCCCATTGCTGGAACAAGACGTCGTGGTGTAAACGAAGAGGAAGATGCGGCGCTTGCATCCGAGATGCTTGCTGATGAAAAAGAGTGTGCCGAGCACTTGATGCTGCTTGATTTAGGTCGTAACGATATCGGAAGAGTTGCACGTTATGGAAGCGTAGAGGTAACACAGCAGATGGATGTAGAGTATTATTCTCGGGTCATGCATATGGTATCGCACGTTCAGGGGATGCTTGCCGACGGGATGGAACCGTTTGATGCGCTTACCTCTTGCTTTCCGGCTGGAACGCTGTCCGGTTCACCGAAAATAAGAGCCATGGAAATCATCGCGGAATTGGAAGGTCAGACACGAGGCTTCTATGGCGGGGCAGTCGGTTATTTCAGTTTTGGAGGAAATCTCGACTCCTGCATTGTTATCCGGACGATTGTATTCAAAGACGGGAAAGCGTATATTCAGGCCGGAGGCGGTATCGTAGCAGACTCTGTGCCGGACGATGAATACGAAGAATCAAGAAATAAAGCGGGTGCGATGATACACGCGTTGAGTTTAGCTGAGAAAATGATGAGCATAGAGGAGATGAGAATGCATGTTTAA
- the aroH gene encoding chorismate mutase, with product MAVRGIRGAITVAVNEEAAILEATERLMRSVIEANEIEHEDVASVMITVTHDLDAVFPARGVRAIPGFDLVPLMCSNEIPVPGSLEKCIRIMMLVNTEKSIRDIRHIFLEGAAALRPDLNSQVK from the coding sequence ATGGCAGTTCGAGGGATTCGCGGTGCGATTACTGTGGCTGTAAACGAAGAAGCCGCCATTCTTGAGGCAACCGAGAGGCTAATGCGAAGCGTGATCGAGGCGAACGAAATAGAGCATGAGGACGTGGCAAGCGTCATGATTACAGTTACGCACGATTTGGATGCGGTGTTTCCGGCACGCGGAGTGCGTGCAATTCCGGGATTCGATCTTGTACCGTTGATGTGCTCGAATGAGATTCCGGTACCAGGTAGTCTGGAGAAGTGCATCCGTATTATGATGCTGGTCAATACCGAGAAATCGATTCGTGATATCCGGCATATTTTTTTAGAGGGAGCAGCCGCATTACGCCCTGATTTGAATTCGCAGGTCAAATAA
- the aroB gene encoding 3-dehydroquinate synthase, whose protein sequence is MRRLTVELGERSYPIWIGAGVLGELPRLLEEASIDNRRKLFIVTDEHVAPLYLDKVEAVLRTAGYMIYHSIVEAGEKAKSLSVYERVMTEALEAGLDRQSAFLALGGGVVGDLAGFVAATYMRGVAFVQIPTTLLAHDSSVGGKVAVNHPLGKNIIGAFHQPRLVAYDTELLRTLPSREVAAGFAEVIKHGLIWDETFVEWLEQNADGLQRFDDNLLQEALLRACSVKVAVVSEDEKERGLRAILNLGHTFGHAFEALCGYEKLNHGEAVAIGMVAAAMLAERLGIASSISNRTRRILEQYSLPVALPYVMEADAVIEAMRRDKKGEGGKLVFVLPTTIGKVEIRKDIAEEPVRDVLHALQEGGKS, encoded by the coding sequence ATGAGACGGTTGACGGTAGAACTAGGAGAGCGTTCGTATCCGATCTGGATTGGTGCTGGGGTGCTTGGCGAATTGCCTCGCTTGCTTGAAGAGGCTAGTATTGATAATCGGCGCAAGCTGTTCATTGTAACCGATGAGCACGTAGCTCCTCTATATTTGGACAAAGTTGAAGCGGTACTTCGCACTGCCGGTTATATGATATATCACAGCATCGTAGAAGCAGGCGAGAAAGCGAAAAGCCTTTCCGTATATGAGCGAGTGATGACAGAAGCGCTTGAGGCAGGATTGGATCGCCAATCTGCATTCCTTGCGCTTGGTGGCGGAGTTGTCGGTGATCTGGCCGGATTTGTGGCAGCGACATATATGCGAGGCGTTGCTTTTGTACAGATCCCGACGACACTGCTGGCCCATGATAGCAGTGTGGGCGGCAAAGTTGCAGTTAATCATCCGCTTGGCAAGAATATTATCGGCGCGTTCCACCAGCCGCGTCTTGTAGCATATGATACCGAGCTTCTCAGAACACTCCCGTCCCGCGAAGTGGCCGCCGGATTTGCTGAGGTAATAAAGCACGGACTGATTTGGGATGAGACGTTTGTAGAATGGCTTGAACAAAACGCGGATGGATTGCAGCGTTTTGATGATAATCTTCTACAGGAAGCGCTGCTCCGCGCCTGTAGCGTCAAGGTTGCAGTTGTCTCGGAGGATGAGAAGGAACGGGGCCTGCGTGCCATTCTGAATCTGGGTCATACGTTTGGCCATGCATTTGAAGCGCTGTGCGGATACGAGAAACTGAATCACGGTGAGGCGGTTGCCATTGGCATGGTTGCTGCTGCGATGCTGGCTGAGCGACTCGGTATAGCATCCTCTATTAGCAATCGTACACGCCGTATCCTCGAACAGTACAGCCTTCCCGTTGCGCTTCCATATGTCATGGAAGCGGACGCAGTCATTGAGGCTATGCGACGCGATAAAAAAGGTGAAGGAGGCAAGCTTGTATTTGTCTTGCCAACCACTATTGGTAAAGTAGAGATTAGAAAAGATATAGCAGAAGAGCCGGTGCGTGATGTATTGCACGCACTGCAAGAAGGAGGGAAGTCGTAA
- the aroC gene encoding chorismate synthase, producing MRYLTAGESHGPQLTAIIEGVPSNLPLSVEKINEQLLRRMKGHGRGRRMQIEKDQVKIVGGVRHGKTTGAPICLVVENKDWTHWQKIMSPEPVEEGEDKRRVSRPRPGHADLNGALKYNQHDMRNILERSSARETAIRVAVGAVARQLLEQFDIAIAGHVLRIGEVEAKSVEVSLEEMIRITEESPVRCLDSEAAQKMMDLIDKAKADGDSLGGVVEVIAEGVPIGLGSHVQWDRKLDGRLAQAVMSIQAFKGVEVGIGFEAAARPGSQVHDEIVLDEQGGYSRSTNRAGGLEGGMTTGLPVVVRGVMKPIPTLYKPLGSIDIDTKEPFAASIERSDSCAVPAASVVAEAVVSWTLADALCEKFAGDSLEEMKANYESYLRHIEEF from the coding sequence ATGCGCTATCTTACAGCAGGAGAATCACATGGACCTCAATTAACAGCAATTATCGAAGGAGTACCTAGTAACTTACCCCTTTCCGTAGAAAAAATTAATGAGCAGCTGCTGCGCCGTATGAAAGGACACGGCCGGGGTCGTCGTATGCAAATCGAGAAAGATCAGGTGAAAATCGTTGGCGGTGTACGTCACGGCAAGACGACGGGTGCGCCTATCTGTCTGGTAGTCGAAAACAAGGATTGGACTCATTGGCAGAAAATCATGAGCCCAGAGCCGGTGGAAGAGGGCGAGGATAAGCGTCGGGTTTCGCGCCCGCGTCCTGGACATGCCGACTTAAACGGGGCATTGAAATACAATCAGCACGACATGCGTAATATCCTCGAACGTTCCAGTGCACGAGAGACGGCCATACGCGTAGCGGTTGGTGCGGTAGCACGGCAATTATTAGAACAATTCGACATTGCAATTGCAGGCCATGTCCTTCGTATTGGAGAAGTAGAAGCGAAATCCGTCGAGGTCAGCCTCGAAGAGATGATTCGTATAACCGAAGAATCGCCGGTGCGCTGTCTTGACAGCGAAGCTGCACAAAAAATGATGGATTTAATTGATAAAGCGAAAGCTGACGGGGATTCACTCGGTGGTGTCGTGGAAGTCATCGCGGAAGGCGTGCCTATAGGTCTGGGCAGTCATGTGCAATGGGACCGCAAGCTTGACGGACGTCTTGCACAGGCAGTCATGAGCATTCAAGCATTCAAAGGTGTAGAAGTCGGCATTGGTTTCGAGGCCGCTGCTCGTCCAGGATCGCAAGTGCATGATGAGATTGTGCTGGATGAACAAGGCGGATACTCCCGAAGCACGAACCGTGCAGGTGGACTAGAAGGTGGCATGACAACAGGCCTGCCAGTGGTCGTACGTGGTGTTATGAAGCCGATTCCGACGCTGTATAAGCCGCTCGGCAGCATAGATATCGATACAAAAGAACCGTTCGCGGCGAGTATTGAACGTTCCGATAGCTGCGCTGTGCCAGCTGCGAGTGTAGTAGCCGAAGCGGTTGTATCCTGGACATTAGCCGATGCACTGTGCGAGAAGTTTGCCGGTGATTCATTGGAAGAGATGAAAGCTAATTATGAGAGCTACCTCCGGCATATAGAGGAGTTTTAA
- a CDS encoding CheR family methyltransferase — protein MEDRDFLQFIDRIKHKTGIDLALYKEAQMKRRLTSLRVKRGYHTFEGFFEAMTKNQELFNEFLDRMTINVSEFFRNPSRWEVLEKKILPRLLKEKGKVKCWSAACSTGEEPYSLAMLLTRFMPLHEMDITATDIDEGAIAKAKRGLYTERSLQDAPKDLVTKYFKKDGMVYTISDDIKRLIKFKRHNMLADAFDKNCDLIICRNVMIYFTEEAKHELYHKFAASLRTGGVLFVGSTEQIFQPQQYGFEPEDTFFYRKM, from the coding sequence ATGGAAGACAGAGATTTTTTGCAGTTTATTGACAGAATCAAGCACAAAACAGGCATTGATCTAGCGTTGTATAAAGAAGCCCAGATGAAGCGACGATTAACCTCGTTGCGTGTAAAGAGAGGGTATCATACATTTGAAGGCTTTTTTGAAGCGATGACTAAAAATCAGGAACTGTTTAATGAGTTTTTGGATCGTATGACGATAAATGTGTCGGAGTTTTTTCGGAATCCGAGCCGCTGGGAAGTATTGGAGAAGAAAATCCTTCCCCGTCTTCTCAAAGAGAAAGGTAAGGTTAAATGCTGGAGCGCTGCCTGCTCTACGGGTGAGGAGCCGTATTCGCTGGCAATGCTTCTGACGCGTTTTATGCCGCTACACGAGATGGACATTACGGCGACTGATATCGACGAAGGGGCAATCGCTAAGGCGAAACGGGGGCTGTATACGGAGCGTTCGCTGCAGGATGCGCCGAAAGATCTAGTAACCAAATACTTCAAGAAGGACGGTATGGTATACACGATCTCGGACGACATCAAGCGCCTTATTAAATTTAAGCGTCATAATATGCTAGCTGATGCGTTCGATAAAAATTGCGATCTGATTATTTGCCGCAATGTCATGATTTATTTCACGGAGGAAGCGAAGCACGAATTATATCATAAATTTGCCGCTTCACTACGTACCGGTGGAGTATTATTCGTTGGTAGCACAGAGCAAATTTTTCAGCCGCAGCAGTATGGATTCGAACCGGAAGATACGTTTTTTTACCGCAAAATGTAA
- the ndk gene encoding nucleoside-diphosphate kinase produces the protein MAKQRTFIMAKPDAVQRNLIGDIMQRFERKGFHLIGAKLMNVPRELAEEHYAEHKEKPFFGELVDFITSGAVFAMVWEGENVIATARNMMGKTNPAEAAPGTIRGDFGISMGMNIIHGSDAPETAEREITLWFNDNELHVYEKTINKWI, from the coding sequence ATGGCGAAACAACGTACGTTTATTATGGCAAAACCAGATGCTGTACAACGCAATCTGATTGGAGATATTATGCAGCGCTTTGAGCGCAAAGGCTTCCATTTGATCGGCGCAAAGCTGATGAATGTACCGCGCGAGTTGGCGGAAGAGCATTACGCTGAGCATAAAGAAAAGCCGTTTTTTGGTGAGCTTGTAGACTTCATTACATCCGGCGCTGTATTTGCCATGGTGTGGGAAGGCGAGAACGTAATTGCCACAGCTCGTAACATGATGGGTAAAACAAATCCAGCAGAAGCGGCACCAGGCACAATCCGTGGTGATTTCGGAATCAGTATGGGGATGAATATCATCCATGGCTCTGACGCTCCAGAAACAGCTGAACGTGAAATCACGCTATGGTTCAATGATAATGAACTGCACGTATATGAAAAAACAATCAACAAGTGGATTTAA
- the hepT gene encoding heptaprenyl diphosphate synthase component II produces the protein MKLTDIFWPFRSDMNYIERELDRAIDTKEPVLHKAASHLLKAGGKRIRPVFVLLGGKFGNYDIERLKYVAVPLELIHAASLVHDDVIDDAELRRGKITVKSKWDNRIAMYTGDYIFARALTLVTELPNPQIHKILSNTIVEVCLGEIEQIRDLNNWDQNLRRYLRRIKRKTALLMAISCQLGAIATDASKDVVHRLYAYGYNAGMAFQITDDILDFIGDEKKLGKPAGSDLKQGNITLPALYAYHKSQNAAAFRVLAEENRTDEMIRFIREGECINEAQKLADWYLMRAAAALEGLPDNRNKDALLKIAHFFGERQS, from the coding sequence ATGAAACTAACAGATATTTTTTGGCCATTCCGATCGGATATGAATTATATTGAACGCGAGCTGGATAGGGCGATTGATACGAAAGAACCCGTGTTGCATAAAGCAGCCAGCCATTTGCTCAAAGCCGGGGGGAAACGGATCCGCCCCGTCTTTGTGCTGCTAGGCGGTAAGTTTGGCAACTATGATATTGAGCGTCTTAAATATGTGGCTGTGCCCCTTGAATTGATTCATGCGGCATCCCTTGTTCACGATGACGTCATTGATGATGCGGAGCTTAGGCGCGGCAAAATCACAGTGAAATCAAAATGGGATAACCGGATTGCGATGTATACCGGTGACTATATTTTTGCCCGGGCGCTTACGCTTGTTACCGAACTGCCCAATCCACAAATCCACAAAATTTTATCTAATACGATTGTTGAAGTGTGCCTTGGCGAGATTGAGCAAATCCGTGATTTGAATAATTGGGATCAAAATTTACGTCGATATTTGCGCCGTATTAAACGAAAAACGGCGCTTTTAATGGCAATTAGCTGCCAATTGGGGGCTATCGCGACGGATGCATCCAAAGATGTTGTACACAGATTGTATGCATATGGATACAATGCTGGTATGGCATTTCAAATTACCGACGATATTCTGGATTTTATTGGTGATGAAAAGAAGCTCGGAAAACCTGCAGGCAGTGATTTGAAACAGGGAAACATTACGTTACCAGCGCTTTATGCATACCATAAAAGCCAAAATGCGGCCGCATTCCGTGTATTGGCTGAAGAGAATCGGACGGACGAGATGATACGATTCATTCGTGAAGGAGAGTGCATTAATGAGGCCCAGAAGCTTGCAGATTGGTACTTGATGCGGGCCGCTGCGGCTCTCGAAGGGTTGCCCGACAACCGCAATAAGGATGCATTACTAAAAATTGCACATTTTTTCGGAGAAAGGCAATCATAA
- a CDS encoding menaquinone biosynthetic enzyme MqnA/MqnD family protein: MSAIKIGKISFSNIMPIYHFFRTDQFDEHQVELIPQVPSQLNRSMAAGTIDMGPISSFEYGRNYKEYEILPDLSISSKGKVRSIFLFSRKPIEELKEAKVALTDKSATSNNLLKVILEKFYQSSPSYEVMPANLEKMMAVADAALLIGDDALLASWNNPGYYMYDLGELWYKHTGLWSVFAVWAVRREITRDKSELLRSVHNEFLHSKKKGLTDLDTVVAQAKKEFGATAEFWKVYYTGLSYEFTSEHKKGLEYYYACAAELGLLEEAAKVEIWSPDSRQSAV, from the coding sequence ATGTCTGCAATAAAAATTGGTAAAATTTCATTTAGCAACATTATGCCTATCTATCATTTTTTTCGTACCGATCAGTTTGATGAGCATCAGGTAGAATTGATTCCGCAGGTTCCCTCACAGTTAAATCGTAGCATGGCTGCGGGTACGATTGATATGGGTCCCATCTCGTCATTTGAGTATGGTCGCAATTATAAGGAATATGAAATACTGCCTGACTTGTCCATTAGCTCAAAAGGCAAGGTGCGCTCTATTTTTCTGTTTTCACGCAAGCCGATTGAAGAATTGAAAGAAGCAAAAGTGGCGCTGACCGATAAATCAGCCACATCGAATAATCTCCTTAAAGTGATTTTAGAGAAATTCTATCAGTCTTCTCCATCCTATGAAGTGATGCCGGCCAATCTGGAGAAAATGATGGCAGTAGCGGACGCCGCACTGTTAATCGGCGACGATGCACTGCTTGCTTCCTGGAATAATCCCGGCTATTATATGTATGACCTAGGGGAGTTATGGTATAAGCATACCGGTTTATGGTCAGTATTTGCAGTCTGGGCAGTGCGCCGTGAAATTACGCGGGATAAGTCGGAGCTTTTGCGTAGTGTCCATAATGAGTTTCTGCATAGTAAGAAAAAAGGGTTGACCGATTTGGACACGGTTGTGGCACAGGCGAAAAAGGAATTTGGCGCTACAGCTGAATTTTGGAAAGTGTATTATACAGGGCTGTCATATGAATTTACTTCCGAGCATAAAAAAGGGCTGGAATATTATTACGCATGTGCAGCCGAACTTGGACTGTTGGAGGAGGCAGCCAAAGTAGAGATTTGGAGCCCGGACTCCCGGCAGTCGGCTGTATAA
- a CDS encoding UbiX family flavin prenyltransferase codes for MKKIFVVGITGASGAIYGVRLVQQLLLHDYKVHLIVTEAGWQVFREELDWDTSDRDAVIREHFASVNGELHYHTLRDFTAPVASGSYRSDAMVILPCSMGTLSGIAHGASGNLLERTADVMLKEGKKLVIVPRETPLNVIQLENMTKLAQVGAHIVPAMPGYYHKPQTMDDIINFVVGKVLDTLDVPHELFRRWGE; via the coding sequence ATGAAGAAAATTTTCGTTGTCGGAATTACAGGGGCGAGTGGTGCGATATACGGGGTGCGCCTTGTGCAGCAGCTGCTCCTCCATGACTATAAAGTGCATTTGATAGTAACAGAAGCTGGTTGGCAGGTATTTCGGGAAGAGCTGGACTGGGATACATCGGACCGGGACGCGGTCATTCGGGAGCACTTTGCGTCAGTGAATGGAGAGCTCCATTACCATACACTGCGTGATTTCACAGCACCTGTGGCGAGCGGTTCCTACCGCAGCGACGCCATGGTTATTCTCCCTTGCTCCATGGGGACGCTATCGGGCATTGCGCACGGCGCATCCGGCAATCTGCTGGAACGTACTGCTGACGTAATGCTGAAGGAAGGGAAGAAGCTGGTAATCGTGCCGCGTGAGACGCCACTTAACGTCATTCAACTGGAGAATATGACGAAGCTGGCGCAGGTGGGAGCGCACATCGTGCCCGCCATGCCCGGGTATTACCACAAGCCGCAGACAATGGATGATATCATCAACTTTGTGGTAGGAAAAGTACTGGACACTCTCGATGTGCCGCATGAACTATTTCGCCGTTGGGGAGAGTGA
- a CDS encoding UbiA-like polyprenyltransferase: MRKLKIILEMIKFEHTIFALPFAFMGAILGSFVVNGTWPTWWQIFWIIVAMVGARSAAMALNRLIDRRFDAENPRTAMRAIPAGLLKEKEVLLFIIVSFIVLFFAASQLNMLAVKLLPVAVFFLVLYSYTKRFTWACHLILGIAIGLAPLGGWVATTGQVDWMGILLFVSVALWTAGFDVIYACQDAEFDRERGLYSIPSYFGIAKALKLARLFHIITIAGFIGLFIATSLHVWFVVGIIIASMILVYEHRLVSPNDLSKLNTAFFTMNGVLSVVVFSFTLLDLVMR, encoded by the coding sequence ATGAGAAAATTAAAGATTATTCTTGAAATGATTAAGTTTGAACATACGATTTTTGCACTTCCGTTTGCGTTTATGGGCGCGATTCTTGGAAGTTTCGTCGTAAATGGTACGTGGCCGACTTGGTGGCAGATTTTCTGGATTATTGTAGCGATGGTAGGTGCACGAAGTGCAGCCATGGCGCTTAACCGGTTAATCGACCGCCGTTTTGATGCGGAAAATCCACGTACGGCGATGCGAGCCATTCCGGCCGGATTGTTAAAAGAAAAAGAAGTGCTTTTGTTTATTATCGTATCTTTCATTGTATTGTTTTTCGCCGCATCCCAGTTGAATATGTTGGCGGTAAAACTTTTACCAGTTGCTGTATTTTTTCTGGTCTTATACTCATACACGAAACGGTTTACTTGGGCCTGTCATCTAATTCTTGGGATCGCCATCGGTCTTGCACCGCTTGGAGGATGGGTGGCAACAACCGGACAGGTGGACTGGATGGGGATTTTGTTGTTCGTTTCCGTTGCGCTATGGACGGCGGGATTCGATGTCATCTATGCATGTCAGGATGCCGAGTTTGATCGTGAGCGCGGATTGTACTCTATTCCGAGCTATTTCGGCATTGCCAAAGCGTTGAAGCTGGCCCGGCTGTTTCATATCATAACGATCGCGGGCTTTATCGGCCTGTTCATCGCTACTAGCCTGCATGTTTGGTTTGTTGTTGGTATTATCATTGCTTCGATGATTTTAGTGTATGAGCATCGTTTGGTATCACCCAATGATTTATCCAAGTTAAACACAGCTTTTTTCACGATGAACGGGGTATTGAGTGTGGTTGTGTTCTCCTTTACTTTGCTTGATTTGGTGATGAGATGA
- a CDS encoding demethylmenaquinone methyltransferase, whose product MREKLQGEEKAGYVHSVFESIAKEYDRMNSVISFGRHGAWREYTNKRMGVNTGQSAIDLCCGTCDWTISLAEAVGPTGNVVGLDFSQNMLDVGAGKIRSKGLDQVTLVNGDAMRIPYPDNTFDYATIGFALRNVPDYKQVIREMERVVKPGGQVVSLEVSKPPFMLYRKLFFFYFYNILPLIARMVVDKYEEYSWLPQSLTNFPDSRQLADVFRSVGLVDVQTKLFVGGVSALHIGFKKQVDKP is encoded by the coding sequence ATGCGCGAGAAATTGCAGGGGGAAGAGAAGGCGGGTTATGTACATTCGGTGTTCGAATCGATTGCGAAAGAATATGATCGGATGAACTCCGTTATTAGCTTTGGTCGCCACGGTGCCTGGCGCGAATATACAAACAAGCGAATGGGCGTAAACACAGGTCAGAGTGCGATTGATTTGTGCTGCGGAACGTGTGATTGGACCATCAGTCTGGCGGAGGCGGTTGGCCCAACCGGCAACGTAGTTGGCCTTGATTTCAGTCAGAATATGCTGGATGTTGGTGCCGGAAAAATTCGTAGTAAGGGCCTGGATCAGGTCACACTGGTCAACGGGGATGCGATGCGCATTCCATACCCAGACAATACGTTTGATTATGCTACGATTGGCTTTGCGCTACGAAACGTACCTGATTATAAACAGGTTATACGCGAGATGGAGCGGGTAGTGAAGCCAGGTGGACAAGTGGTGTCACTGGAAGTCAGTAAGCCACCATTCATGCTGTACCGTAAGTTATTCTTTTTTTATTTTTATAATATCCTGCCACTTATCGCCCGTATGGTGGTGGATAAATATGAGGAATACAGCTGGCTGCCCCAGTCATTGACGAACTTTCCTGATAGCAGGCAGCTTGCGGATGTATTCCGTTCAGTAGGTCTTGTAGACGTACAGACGAAATTATTTGTCGGCGGTGTTTCCGCGCTACACATTGGTTTTAAAAAACAGGTGGATAAGCCATGA
- a CDS encoding heptaprenyl diphosphate synthase component 1, with translation MSLLRDDFQEEIESIVDQIKLHAENRVLNQYIDNPPISQLRVCLLYLFLRQCGIAESKLRKYIVTAMLIQLGLDSHERVSLSKEDTPTGIRTRQLTILAGDYFSGQYYHLLADMEDVQTIKQLARSIQEINEWKISLYWENGWTAEQYLRRKVDIESSLLCSFGNAYGADTADVWMRIFSQMLLIEQLLVEYRACRFEERPGRYFHLLSQEEGTHNAYQSMLQNVHKALHQCRKLTALVEGEECRTELKHLVEQCAEELDNQKARAEEM, from the coding sequence ATGAGCCTTTTGAGAGATGATTTTCAGGAAGAAATAGAAAGCATTGTAGATCAGATTAAATTGCATGCCGAAAATCGAGTCCTCAACCAGTACATAGATAATCCACCCATCTCACAGCTTCGCGTGTGTTTGCTGTATCTTTTCCTGCGGCAGTGCGGCATAGCCGAATCGAAACTCCGTAAATATATCGTGACTGCTATGCTTATTCAGCTCGGCCTTGATAGCCACGAGCGAGTTAGCCTAAGTAAGGAAGATACACCTACGGGCATTCGAACCCGTCAGCTTACCATTTTGGCCGGAGATTATTTCAGTGGCCAATATTATCATTTGCTTGCCGATATGGAAGATGTGCAGACGATTAAACAGCTGGCGCGAAGCATACAAGAGATTAATGAATGGAAAATCAGTTTGTACTGGGAGAATGGTTGGACAGCTGAACAATATTTGCGACGCAAGGTGGATATTGAATCCTCTCTGCTCTGCTCTTTCGGAAATGCATATGGAGCAGATACTGCAGATGTGTGGATGCGAATTTTTTCACAGATGCTACTTATTGAGCAATTGCTTGTTGAGTATCGGGCCTGTCGTTTTGAAGAACGCCCCGGACGGTATTTTCATCTGCTGAGTCAGGAGGAAGGCACACATAATGCCTACCAGTCAATGCTGCAGAACGTCCATAAAGCGCTCCATCAGTGTCGAAAGTTAACCGCGCTGGTGGAAGGGGAAGAGTGCCGGACCGAGTTGAAGCATCTGGTAGAGCAGTGTGCTGAAGAGTTGGACAACCAGAAAGCAAGGGCAGAGGAGATGTAA
- the mtrB gene encoding trp RNA-binding attenuation protein MtrB: protein MSGNSNEFIVIKALENGVNVIGLTRGESTKFHHSEKLDKGEVMIAQFTEHTSAIKVRGKAVIQTSNGTMDTLVDK from the coding sequence ATGAGCGGAAATTCAAACGAATTCATTGTTATTAAAGCCCTGGAGAACGGCGTTAATGTAATCGGATTAACAAGAGGTGAATCGACAAAGTTTCATCACTCTGAAAAACTGGATAAAGGCGAAGTTATGATCGCCCAGTTCACTGAACATACATCCGCGATTAAAGTTCGCGGAAAAGCCGTCATTCAGACAAGCAACGGAACGATGGATACACTGGTGGACAAGTAA